Part of the bacterium HR11 genome is shown below.
CCGGTGGGGGTGCCAAGGAAAGCCGGCGATGTAGTCCTGGGGGTCGTGCGAGCCGAAGTCGTCGAGGAGGAGGAAGGGGTCAAAGAGGTGGGCTGTCGTCGGGCTCCCGAAGACCCGGGTCAGGCGGACGCCGGCACCTTCGAGGACGGTCTTTCCCTTTTGGACGAGGCGGACACGGCGGAACATGGGTGGGTCTTCTCCGAAGGTAAACTTAACTTGAGATTTGGTCAAATATAGGCCTGGAGCCCCACCCCGTCCAGACCCCGACCCGGCCCGGGTCCGAGGTGCCCGGACCCCGAGAAGACCCCCAGCCCCAAGCGTCCGACGCCGTTCTCACGCACCGAACGGCCCTGCTAAGCTCCTGAAGGAGTCTGGGACCTGGGAGCCCTTGGACCGGTACCCGGCGCCTGGGACCACTCCCCATTCTGCTCTACAATAGATGCATTTCCCCGGAGGTCTCGACCCATGCGGATCGGCATCGGCCAGGTGAACCCGACCATCGGTGACTTTACCGGTAACCTCGAGCGGATCGTTCAGATGGTCCAGGCGGCCCGGCGGGCTGGCTGTGACATCGTGATATTCCCGGAGCTCTGCGTCACGGGGTACCCGCCGAACGACCTGCTCCTGAAGCGGGCCTTTGTCGAGGCGTCCGTCCAGGCCGTCGAACGCCTCAAGCCGTACAGCCGGGACATCGCCATCGTCGTCGGCCACGTCGAGCCGAATCCCGGCGAGGGTCGCCCCCTGTTCAATGCGGCGACGGTCCTCTACGGCGGCGACATCCTCTTCAAGACCTACAAGTCGCTGTTACCGACCTACGACGTCTTCGACGAGGACCGCTACTTTGAGCCGAACCCCGACCCGAAGGTCTTCGACTTTCGGGGTCGGCGGGTCGGCCTCAGCATCTGCGAGGACTTCTGGAACGACAAGGACTTCTGGAAGACGCACCGTCTCTACCCCGGCCGAGCGCCTCGCCTGAATTACCACCTCGACCCCGTCGAGGTCCAAATTCGCAAGGGCGCCAACCTTCTGGTGAACATCTCGTCGTCGCCTTACGTCCTCGGGAAGGTCGCCCTCCGGGAGGCGATGCTTCGGTCGCTGGCCCGCAAGTACGGCGTCCCCGTCGTCTACGTCAACCTCGTCGGGGCGAACGACGAGCTGATCTTCGACGGGTCGAGCCGGGTCTTCGACGGTCGGGGCCGCTGTATCTACCGGGCCCCGGCCTTTGAGGAGCACCTGGGCGTCGTCGACCTCGACGTCCCGACCGTCCTGACCGACGAGCCCCCGTCGGAGGGGATGGCCTACCTCTATCAGGCCCTCGTCCTGGGCATTCGGGACTACCTGCGCAAGTGCGGCTTTCGGGACGTCCTCGTCGGCATCAGCGGCGGCATCGACTCGGCCGTCGTGGCGACCCTGGCGGCCGACGCCCTGGGACCTGAACACGTCACGGGTGTCTTCATGCCTTCCCGGTACACGTCGCCCGAAAGCGTCGAGGACGCCACGGCCCTGGCCCGCAACCTCGGCATCCGGTGGCACGTCGTCCCCATCGACGGCATCTTCGAGGCCTTCTTGGGGGAACTCCACCGGGTCTACGAGCCGCCCGGGGGCGTCGCCGAAGAGAACCTCCAGGCCCGCATCCGGGGCACGGTCCTGATGACCCTGTCGAACCGCTGGGGCGCCCTGGTCCTCTCGACGGGCAACAAGTCCGAGCTGGCCCTCGGCTACTGCACGCTGTACGGCGACATGACGGGCGGCCTGGCCGTCCTCGGCGACGTCCCCAAGATGATGGTCTACGACCTGGCCCGCTTCCTGAATCGGGAGACGGAACGCATCCCGGCCCGT
Proteins encoded:
- the nadE gene encoding Glutamine-dependent NAD(+) synthetase — its product is MRIGIGQVNPTIGDFTGNLERIVQMVQAARRAGCDIVIFPELCVTGYPPNDLLLKRAFVEASVQAVERLKPYSRDIAIVVGHVEPNPGEGRPLFNAATVLYGGDILFKTYKSLLPTYDVFDEDRYFEPNPDPKVFDFRGRRVGLSICEDFWNDKDFWKTHRLYPGRAPRLNYHLDPVEVQIRKGANLLVNISSSPYVLGKVALREAMLRSLARKYGVPVVYVNLVGANDELIFDGSSRVFDGRGRCIYRAPAFEEHLGVVDLDVPTVLTDEPPSEGMAYLYQALVLGIRDYLRKCGFRDVLVGISGGIDSAVVATLAADALGPEHVTGVFMPSRYTSPESVEDATALARNLGIRWHVVPIDGIFEAFLGELHRVYEPPGGVAEENLQARIRGTVLMTLSNRWGALVLSTGNKSELALGYCTLYGDMTGGLAVLGDVPKMMVYDLARFLNRETERIPARIFTKPPSAELRPGQRDEDDIPPYRIVDQIIRLYVEEEMSVPEIVAQGFDAETVRQVVLRIDRNEYKRRQAPPVLKVTSRAFGSGRRMPIAQRFRHEALSP